One Tomitella gaofuii DNA segment encodes these proteins:
- a CDS encoding ectoine synthase, translated as MIVRTTAEISGTDREVRPENDNWVSKRIILGGDKVGFSFHETTIKAGTENFFHYANHVEAVWLVEGEGELVDLDNDKTYPLADGTMYLLNGHERHKVIARTQLRMLCVFNPPVVGTEVHDENGVYPLVEVED; from the coding sequence ATGATCGTCCGCACCACGGCCGAAATCTCCGGCACCGACCGCGAGGTCCGCCCCGAGAACGACAACTGGGTGAGCAAGCGCATCATCCTGGGCGGCGACAAGGTGGGCTTCTCGTTCCACGAGACCACCATCAAGGCCGGCACCGAAAACTTCTTCCACTACGCCAACCACGTCGAGGCCGTCTGGCTCGTCGAGGGCGAAGGCGAGCTGGTGGACCTCGACAACGACAAGACCTACCCGCTCGCCGACGGGACGATGTACCTGCTCAACGGCCACGAGCGGCACAAGGTGATCGCCAGGACGCAGCTGCGCATGCTGTGCGTGTTCAACCCGCCCGTCGTGGGCACCGAGGTGCACGACGAGAACGGCGTCTACCCGCTCGTCGAGGTCGAGGACTGA